The following coding sequences lie in one Panicum virgatum strain AP13 chromosome 6N, P.virgatum_v5, whole genome shotgun sequence genomic window:
- the LOC120677776 gene encoding heat shock protein 90-5, chloroplastic-like, giving the protein MAPALSGTLGASSVAALRPCAARGAPSAASFVASRGSGAARCPRGGVRWEAERSRGRIARVRCDAAVTEKPAGEEAAEEQFEYQAEVSRLMDLIVHSLYSHKEVFLRELVSNASDALDKLRFLGVTDSSLLADGGELEIRIKPDPDAGTITITDTGVGMTKDELKDCLGTIAQSGTSKFLKALKENKDLGSDNGLIGQFGVGFYSAFLVAEKVVVSTKSPKSDKQYVWEAVADSSSYVIKEETDPEKMLTRGTQITLFLRPDDKYEFADPSRIQGLVKNYSQFVSFPIYTWQEKSRTVEVEEDEEPKEGEEATEGEKQKKKKTITEKYWDWELANETKPIWMRNPKEIEKTEYNEFYKKTFNEFLDPLAHTHFTTEGEVEFRSVLYVPGMAPLSNEEIMNPKTKNIRLYVKRVFISDDFDGELFPRYLSFVKGVVDSNDLPLNVSREILQESRIVRIMRKRLVRKTFDMIEEIAKKEDKEDYKKFWESFGKFIKLGCIEDTGNHKRLAPLLRFHSSKNEGDTISLDQYVENMPESQKAIYYIATDSLQSAKTAPFLEKLVQKDIEVLYLIEPIDEVAIQNLQTYKEKKFVDISKEDLELGDEEEENKETKQEFTLLCDWVKQQLGDKVAKVQISKRLSSSPCVLVSGKFGWSANMERLMKAQTLGDTSSLEFMRGRRIFEINPDHPIIKDLNAACKNEPESTEAKRAVELLYEAALISSGYTPESPAELGGKIYEMMAIALGGRWGRSDTEEAETTTTGEASVEADSPEGTVTEVIEPSEVRPESDPWRD; this is encoded by the exons ATGGCACCGGCGCTGAGCGGGACCCTGGGCGCGTCGTcagtggcggcgctgcggcccTGCGCGGCGAGGGGGGCGCCGTCCGCCGCGAGCTTTGTCGCGTCGCGGGGGAGCGGGGCGGCAAGGTGCCCCAGAGGAGGGGTCAGATGGGAGGCCGAGAGGAGCAGGGGCAGAATTGCCCGGGTCAGGTGCGATGCGGCCGTCACGGAGAAGCccgccggggaggaggcggccgagGAGCAGTTCGAGTACCAGGCGGAG GTGAGCCGCTTGATGGACTTGATCGTCCACAGCCTGTACAGTCATAAGGAGGTATTTCTCCGTGAGCTCGTCAG TAATGCCAGCGATGCATTGGATAAGTTGAGGTTTCTTGGTGTGACTGATTCTTCATTACTTGCTGATGGTGGTGAGCTGGAAATAAGGATTAAACCTGACCCTGATGCTGGAACAATTACTATCAC TGATACTGGTGTTGGGATGACTAAAGATGAGCTGAAGGACTGCCTTGGTACGATTGCTCAGAGTGGCACCTCAAAATTTTTGAAGGCCCTCAAG GAGAACAAAGACCTTGGGTCCGACAATGGTTTAATTGGTCAGTTTGGTGTTGGGTTTTACTCAGCTTTTCTTGTAGCGGAGAAG GTTGTGGTGTCCACTAAGAGCCCAAAATCAGATAAACAGTATGTGTGGGAAGCTGTGGCGGATAGTAGCTCTTATGTTATCAAGGAAGAGACTGACCCTGAGAAGATGCTTACACGTGGAACTCAGATCACTCTCTTTTTAAGG CCTGATGACAAATACGAGTTTGCTGACCCTTCAAGGATTCAAGGCTTAGTGAAGAACTACTCTCAGTTTGTGTCATTCCCCATATACACGTGGCAGGAGAAATCAAGAACTGTTGAG gttgaagaggatgaagagcCAAAAGAAGGTGAAGAGGCAACAGAG GGTGAGaaacagaagaagaagaagactatTACTGAGAAATACTGGGACTGGGAGCTAGCTAACGAAACAAAACCCATCTGG ATGAGAAATCCAAAGGAAATTGAGAAAACTGAATACAATGAGTTCTATAAGAAGACATTCAATGAGTTCTTGGATCCTCTTGCCCACACTCACTTCACAACAGAG GGTGAGGTAGAATTCAGGAGTGTTCTGTATGTTCCAGGAATGGCGCCCCTTAGTAATGAGGAGATAATGAATCCCAAGACCAAAAATATCCGGCTATATGTCAAAAGAGTGTTCATCTCTGATGACTTTGATGGTGAACTG TTTCCAAGATACTTGAGCTTTGTCAAAGGTGTCGTTGATTCAAATGACCTTCCCCTCAACGTTTCTCGTGAGATTCTTCAAGAAAGTCGAATT gTAAGGATTATGCGCAAGCGACTTGTCAGGAAGACATTTGATATGATTGAAGAGATCGCCAAAAAAGAAGATAAGGAG GACTACAAGAAGTTCTGGGAAAGCTTTGGCAAGTTTATCAAGCTTGGTTGCATTGAGGACACAGGAAATCACAAGCGCCTTGCTCCATTGCTGCGATTCCACTCTTCTAAAAATGAGGGTGATACGATAAGCCTTGATCAATATGTAGAGAACATGCCTGAGAGTCAAAAGGCAATATACTACATTGCCACAGATAGTCTACAGAGTGCAAAGACTGCTCCTTTCTTGGAAAAGCTGGTTCAGAAAGACATTGAA GTTCTCTACCTTATTGAGCCAATAGATGAGGTTGCCATTCAGAACTTGCAGACATACAAAGAGAAGAAATTTGTGGATATCAGCAAAGAGGATCTGGAATTGG GtgatgaagaggaagaaaataaagaaacaaAGCAGGAATTCACTCTCCTGTGCGACTGGGTAAAACAACAGCTTGGCGACAAAGTTGCAAAGGTCCAAATATCAAAGCGCCTAAGTTCATCACCGTGTGTTCTTGTATCTGGCAAGTTTGGTTGGTCCGCCAACATGGAAAG GCTCATGAAGGCACAAACACTTGGTGACACGTCAAGCTTGGAATTCATGAGGGGGAGGAGAATTTTTGAAATTAACCCTGACCATCCTATTATCAAGGATTTGAAT GCTGCTTGCAAAAATGAGCCTGAAAGCACAGAAGCTAAGAGGGCCGTCGAGCTGTTGTATGAGGCTGCGTTGATCTCCAGTGGATATACT CCTGAGAGTCCAGCAGAGTTGGGTGGCAAGATCTACGAGATGATGGCGATTGCCCTCGGCGGTCGATGGGGGAGGTCTGACACAGAAGAGGCTGAAACAACTACTACTGGTGAGGCCAGCGTGGAGGCAGACTCACCAGAAGGCACCGTGACGGAGGTGATTGAGCCTTCAGAAGTAAGACCTGAGAGCGACCCGTGGAGGGATTAG
- the LOC120679224 gene encoding alpha/beta hydrolase domain-containing protein 17A-like encodes MGGVTSSVASKMAFFPPNPPSYGVVDEEEEEPAAAAGAAQGTNSTAAAAAAEDACKVGTRRVVMTGVRWSAGVEARRVRTRRGSEIIAMYVRHPGARLAVLFSHGNAADLGNMHKIFVELSARLHVNLMGYDYSGYGQSSGKPSEANTFADIEAAYKCLVDVYGTREEDIVLYGQSVGSGPTLHLAVRLDHIRAIVLHSPILSGLRVLYSVKKTYWFDIYKNVDKIPHVKCPVLVIHGTKDDVVDWSHGKRLWELCQQKYEPLWIEGGDHGNLETFPVYTRHLKKFLSAIKKLPAEKEVVAESGKSPAENKTPSDDLAISEVPSTISRRLEPSRKTAIREQSMLGTEHVDKRRRSTGYREKARSSTDRKEKSRRSVDCFDRIDELEQTEKPRKSFDRIGEKIRSMGLCNVDCFKEPSHSTEPCRGH; translated from the exons ATGGGCGGGGTTACTTCCTCGGTGGCCTCCAAGATGGCGTTCTTCCCTCCTAACCCGCCGTCTTACGGCGTggtcgacgaggaggaggaggagccggcggcggcggcgggtgccgcTCAGGGGACGaattccacggcggcggcggcggcggcggaggatgcgTGCAAGGTGGGAACGAGGAGGGTGGTGATGACGGGCGTGCGGTGGAGTGCGGGCGTGGAGGCAAGGCGGGTGCGGACGCGGCGGGGCTCGGAGATCATCGCGATGTACGTGCGTCACCCCGGGGCCAGGCTCGCCGTGCTCTTCTCCCACGGCAACGCCGCCGACCTCGGCAATATGCACAAAATCTTCGTCGAGCTCAGCGCACGCCTCCACGTCAACCTCATGGG GTATGATTACTCTGGTTATGGGCAGTCATCAGGCAAG CCAAGTGAAGCTAATACCTTTGCTGACATAGAAGCTGCATACAAATGCCTTGTGGACGTTTACGGGACTAGGGAAGAAGACATTGTTCTGTATGGTCAGTCTGTTGGCAGTGGACCAACCCTCCATTTAGCTGTTCGTTTGGATCACATAAGAGCTATTGTTCTGCACAGTCCGATACTTTCTGGTTTGCGCGTCTTGTATTCAGTGAAGAAAACATACTGGTTTGACATTTACAAG AATGTTGACAAAATTCCCCATGTGAAATGCCCGGTTTTGGTAATCCAT GGCACAAAGGATGATGTTGTTGACTGGTCCCATGGAAAGCGGCTCTGGGAGCTGTGCCAGCAGAAGTATGAACCTTTGTGGATCGAAGGAGGCGACCATGGTAACTTGGAGACATTCCCCGTGTACACAAGACATTTGAAGAAGTTCCTGTCGGCCATTAAAAAACTGCCAGCTGAAAAAGAAGTTGTAGCTGAGAGTGGGAAATCACCAGCTGAGAACAAAACACCATCCGATGATCTAGCTATTTCCGAGGTTCCTTCCACGATATCGCGAAGGTTGGAACCGTCAAGGAAGACTGCAATTCGTGAACAGAGTATGCTGGGCACGGAACATGTGGATAAACGCAGACGAAGCACTGGCTACAGAGAGAAGGCGAGATCCAGTACAGACAGGAAAGAAAAATCTAGGAGAAGTGTCGACTGCTTTGACAGGATTGATGAGCTTGAGCAAACAGAAAAGCCAAGGAAAAGCTTTGATAG GATTGGGGAGAAGATTAGATCGATGGGTCTGTGCAATGTGGATTGCTTCAAAGAGCCTTCCCATAGCACTGAGCCTTGCCGTGGTCATTGA
- the LOC120678398 gene encoding uncharacterized protein LOC120678398, with amino-acid sequence MGFQLPHLSDPTLKRKGQLSLLKNKSPMDDKLQALKAYRKAKGLCYKCGEKWNPGHKCHSSVTLHAMEEVWQLCSKTISSELEDSDSGEDLCTVSLQAMHGVEGAKTIRLRGFVQHQEASLLVDSGSTTCFINEMLAADIPGWRPLPKPLHVTVANGTMLWCTHEIPDLLWAIQGHSFRTTFKVFPLGNYDAILGMDWLESFSPMQVHWKSKWLLFEHNNSTVKLQGVSPQTILGPPISPPQVNAMLKNKSILYMVHLNAVEVTSQAEPTLHPDIQALLSQFCDLFQEPTSVPPPRLGDHQIPLIAGAQPFRLRPYRYSPALKDEIEKQVSEMLQKG; translated from the coding sequence ATGGGGTTTCAGCTTCCACACCTATCAGATCCCACTCTGAAGAGAAAAGGTCAGTTGAGTCTGCTAAAAAACAAATCTCCTATGGATGACAAACTCCAAGCACTCAAGGCTTATAGAAAAGCTAAGGGGTTATGTTATAAATGTGGTGAAAAGTGGAATCCTGGCCATAAGTGCCATTCTTCTGTTACACTTCATGCTATGGAGGAAGTTTGGCAACTATGTTCTAAAACCATTTCATCCGAACTGGAAGATTCAGATTCTGGGGAAGATTTGTGCACTGTTTCTCTGCAGGCTATGCATGGTGTGGAAGGAGCTAAAACAATCAGACTCAGAGGTTTTGTGCAACACCAGGAAGCTTCTCTGTTAGTGGATTCTGGAAGTACAACATGTTTCATTAATGAAATGTTGGCAGCTGATATTCCTGGTTGGAGACCACTCCCTAAACCCCTTCATGTTACTGTGGCAAACGGAACCATGTTGTGGTGCACTCATGAAATCCCTGATCTTCTCTGGGCTATTCAGGGTCACAGTTTCAGAACAACTTTCAAGGTTTTTCCTCTGGGCAATTATGATGCTATATTGGGCATGGATTGGCTCGAGTCTTTCAGTCCTATGCAAGTGCATTGGAAGAGCAAGTGGCTACTCTTTGAGCACAATAACTCCACTGTTAAGTTGCAGGGTGTATCTCCCCAAACAATTCTTGGACCACCAATTTCTCCACCACAAGTGAATGCTATGCTTAAAAATAAGTCCATCCTTTACATGGTGCATCTTAATGCTGTGGAAGTCACCTCACAAGCTGAGCCGACCCTCCATCCTGACATCCAAGCCTTGTTGTCACAGTTCTGTGACCTCTTCCAAGAACCCACTTCTGTTCCTCCTCCAAGGCTAGGTGACCATCAGATACCTCTCATAGCTGGTGCACAGCCTTTTCGCTTGAGACCTTATAGATACAGTCCAGCTCTTAAAGATGAGATTGAGAAACAAGTCTCCGAGATGCTGCAAAAAGGTTGA